GAGCTGGCGCAAAACTTTGCGTGATCGGGGACGGGCCGCTGATGGAACGGGTGGCGACGTCCGGAGATCACGTGCGGACAGTCGGTTGGCAGTCGCACGCGGAGATCGGCAAGACGATTCGTCAGGCAAGTGCGCTGCTGATGCCGTCGCGCTATCCCGAGCCGTTCGGTCTTGTCGCTATTGAAGCTGCCGGGAGCGGCGTCCCCGTCATCCTGTCGCGAGAGGCCTTTCTTGCCGAGGAGATGGTAGGCGCTGGCATCGCGCTCTCCTGCGATACGAGCGACAAGCGCGCCTTTGCCGATACATTGACGACATTCCGCAAGATGCCGAAGCACGATGTTCGCCGGATGAGCGAGCGTGCCTTTCAGTTGTCGCCAAACCTCGCATCGACACATGAAGAATGGCGTGACGCCCTTCTCGCACAATACCACAGCCTGATTTCGACAAATGTAATGCCCGGGCCGTCGGACGCGGTGATGAAACAAGGAGCACTCAGTTGACCCTCGAAGCAACAACCTCTCTTCCGGAAGTCATGGCATTTCTCGCCGATGCACCGGTCATGACGAAAAGCCGGTCCATCGAGACCACCAGCAAAAGCGATACCAAGCAGCTTCGCGTCGCCATAGTGCACTATTGGCTTGTGTCGATGCGTGGCGGCGAAAAAGTCGTCGAAGAGCTTTGCCGCATGTTTCCGCAGGCCGATATCTTCACCCTTGTCTGCAATCCGGATCGTATCAGCGATTTTCTGAAGACGCGCAATATCCGCACCTCTTTTCTTCAGAAGATTCCCGGTGCGAAGCGGCATTACACGAAGATGCTGCCGCTGATGCCGTTCGCGCTCGAGCAGTTCGATCTGCAGGAGTACGATCTGGTGCTGTCAAGCGAATCCGGACCTGCCAAAGGCGTCATTACGCGCGCGGACGCCCTTCATATATGCTACTGTCATTCGCCGATGCGCTACATCTGGGATCAATTCCACGTGTATCGGCTGGGTCTTCCGTGGCTGGGCCGGGCCTTGATGTCGATCACGGCACCAATGCTGCGCGCCTGGGACGTGACAACCGCTTCGCGGGTCGATGTCTTTGTGGCGAACTCAGGCTATGTCGCAAACCGCATCCAACGCTTCTACGATCGGGATTCGGCCGTCATTCATCCGCCCGTTGCAACTGATGATTTTGCAGTGGGGAAAGGGAGGGGCGAGTTCTACCTCTATGCGGGGCAGTTGACGGCCTACAAGCGGCCGGATATCGCGGTTCGCGCCTGTAGCGAGACTGGCCGCAAACTGATCGTGATCGGAGAGGGAGAGCAGACAGCATATCTCAAGTCGATTGCCGGACCCACCGTTCAATTCCTCGGCCACCAGCCGTTCCCCGTTTTGCGTGATCATCTGTCGCGATGCCGCGCTCTGCTTTTTCCCGGCACCGAAGATTTCGGCATTCTACCGGTGGAAGCTATGGCATCGGGGCGGCCAGTTCTGGCGTTCGACGCTGGCGGGGCCCGGGAGACCGTTTCTTCACCCCATGTCGGGCTTCGTTTTGCACTACAATCCAAGGAATCACTTCTGGATACGATGGTAGCGTTCGAGGAGATCGAGGACGACTTCGATCCGAACGCGATCCGTGACCATGCCCTGAAGTTCTCCTCCACCGTCTTTCGCGATCGGCTGACCGCACTCATTGACGAACAGTTGTCCAGACGTACTGACGCATCTGCCAGTTCTTTCAGAGGACGGTCGCATTGATGGGCCGGGCGGACATCGACGTATTGCGCAGATTAAGGCGCCTCACTGCCAAACGGCGACGGTGCAGCTGTCATCCTTTTCCCGCTCGTTTGAAGTCGTCTCCACCTGTCGACGAGGCATAGAGCCGTGTCAAGCGTATCGCAAAGGACGGCGACGGCGAGCATCTGGACCATTGGCGGAAAGTTCCTCGCAAGACTGCTCGATTTCATGAGCCTTCTGGTCCTGGCAAGGCTCCTGAGTCCGGCGGATTTTGGCCTTGTTGCCATCGCGACCTCGGTCTTGGTCATCGTCGAGGCGATCCTCGATCTGCCACTGACCCAGGCCCTGGTCCGCCAGCGATCTCCTTCAGACCGGATGTTTGCCACGGCGTTCACGCTGAGCGTTCTCAGAGGGGCGGCCATCAGCCTCTTGATGGTGATCGTCGCTTGGCCGATGGCGCTTATCTATAATGATCCTCGGCTCGTCTCACTTGTCGCCGTTCTCTCCCTCGCACCAGCCATGCGCAGCCTGATCAGTCCGCGCATGGTTCTCTTCATGCAACATTTTGATTTCAGACGCGAGTTTGCGCTCGACATCATTGCCAAGGGATCGACGCTCCTGTTCGGGGTAGGAGTGACGCTAATGACCGGCAGCTACTGGGGGCTGGCAATCGGAGCGGTCGCTGGCCCGTTCGCGGCGGCGATCACCTCATATGTCTTCGCGCCAATGCGACCGACCCTGACCCTTTCGGAGTGGAAGCACTTTCAGGACATGATTGGTTGGAACACGGTTGCGCAGATCCTGAATTCCATCAACTGGCAACTGGATCGGCTGCTCCTTCCGCGCTTTACGAGCCTGTCGACGTTCGGCGCCTTCAGCGTGGCGGATAATCTCGCCGGTATTCCGCACCAGACCTTTGTAGGACCACTGATGCGCCCCTTGATGGCCGCCTTCTCCAATGTCGACGATTATCGCAAGCTGATAACCGCGTATCTGAAAGCGACAAACGCAATCACCCTGGTCGCAGCTCCGGTCCTCCTCATCCTCGCCTTGCTTGCCGACCCGGTCGTGCGCATCATTGTCGGCGAGAAATGGGCATTCGCCATCCCGATTCTCCAATGGCTGTGTCTCGTCAGCCTGATCGGTCTTCCTGCAACCATCATGCCGGCGTTGGCTATGGTCATGGACAACACCCGCTATGTCGCACTTAGAATGTTCGTGGAGTTCGCCATAAGAGTTCCGGTAACGATCCTGGGAATCGCCTATTTCGGATTGGCCGGGGCACTCGCCGCGCGCGTTGTGGCAGTTCTTGTCGCCTATGCCGCATCGCTTGTCATCACGCGACACCTGATCGGCGCGACATTCGGTGCTCAGCTCAATGCCTTTTTCAGGCCGCTTGCTGCGAGTTTGCCTATGATCGGTTTTCTGCTGTGCGTGCAGCCAGTGCTCAGTGCCATGCCTCTCGGCCTCAA
This is a stretch of genomic DNA from Phyllobacterium zundukense. It encodes these proteins:
- a CDS encoding glycosyltransferase family 4 protein; the encoded protein is MTLEATTSLPEVMAFLADAPVMTKSRSIETTSKSDTKQLRVAIVHYWLVSMRGGEKVVEELCRMFPQADIFTLVCNPDRISDFLKTRNIRTSFLQKIPGAKRHYTKMLPLMPFALEQFDLQEYDLVLSSESGPAKGVITRADALHICYCHSPMRYIWDQFHVYRLGLPWLGRALMSITAPMLRAWDVTTASRVDVFVANSGYVANRIQRFYDRDSAVIHPPVATDDFAVGKGRGEFYLYAGQLTAYKRPDIAVRACSETGRKLIVIGEGEQTAYLKSIAGPTVQFLGHQPFPVLRDHLSRCRALLFPGTEDFGILPVEAMASGRPVLAFDAGGARETVSSPHVGLRFALQSKESLLDTMVAFEEIEDDFDPNAIRDHALKFSSTVFRDRLTALIDEQLSRRTDASASSFRGRSH
- a CDS encoding lipopolysaccharide biosynthesis protein, producing MSSVSQRTATASIWTIGGKFLARLLDFMSLLVLARLLSPADFGLVAIATSVLVIVEAILDLPLTQALVRQRSPSDRMFATAFTLSVLRGAAISLLMVIVAWPMALIYNDPRLVSLVAVLSLAPAMRSLISPRMVLFMQHFDFRREFALDIIAKGSTLLFGVGVTLMTGSYWGLAIGAVAGPFAAAITSYVFAPMRPTLTLSEWKHFQDMIGWNTVAQILNSINWQLDRLLLPRFTSLSTFGAFSVADNLAGIPHQTFVGPLMRPLMAAFSNVDDYRKLITAYLKATNAITLVAAPVLLILALLADPVVRIIVGEKWAFAIPILQWLCLVSLIGLPATIMPALAMVMDNTRYVALRMFVEFAIRVPVTILGIAYFGLAGALAARVVAVLVAYAASLVITRHLIGATFGAQLNAFFRPLAASLPMIGFLLCVQPVLSAMPLGLNLIVGLTFCGGAAATIFWVSALLLWQIVGRPDGLETIVVQKILPRRSGALTS